The Xanthobacter flavus genome includes a window with the following:
- the cysG gene encoding siroheme synthase CysG, whose protein sequence is MAAAGAESSSPRAPRETGHARMEALARLPVFFGLDGRRVLVAGGGEPAAWKVELLSAAGARVEVIAPAVCEDIWRLAGAPAHGAIAVHVRDWHDDDIAGAALAIGDFEDAEAAARFSSAARAAGVPVNVIDRPALCDFTFGAIVNRSPLVVGISTDGAAPVFGQAVRAKIEALLPSGFRAWAQAAKTWRAAVTERGLSFHARRAFWERFAAKALAEPHRAPEEADRAALFAAIETQGSSPQGRSGVGGSVVLVGAGPGDPELLTLKAVRALQSADVVLYDDLVSGAILDFARREAKKMLVGKTGYGPSCKQDDINALMVDLAREGRRVVRLKGGEPMIFGRAGEEIAYCRAAGVPVEVVPGISSPQGAASRLVTSLTHRDHARRLQFVTAHARDGKLPADLDFKALSDKAATTVVYMPRRTLPDLVRNLLAAGIEPATPAIAIFSVTRPEEKVVVATVASLAEAVTRAVEAGADGPCLVLYGFALSEVAAQDLPQAAEAARG, encoded by the coding sequence ATGGCCGCCGCCGGTGCCGAATCCAGCAGCCCCCGCGCCCCGCGCGAGACCGGCCATGCGCGCATGGAGGCGCTTGCCCGCCTGCCGGTGTTCTTCGGGCTGGACGGCCGGCGCGTGCTGGTGGCGGGCGGTGGTGAGCCGGCGGCCTGGAAGGTGGAGCTTCTCTCCGCCGCCGGGGCGCGGGTGGAGGTGATCGCCCCAGCCGTCTGCGAGGACATCTGGCGGCTGGCCGGCGCGCCTGCCCATGGTGCCATCGCGGTGCATGTGCGCGACTGGCATGACGACGACATCGCGGGCGCGGCCCTCGCCATCGGCGATTTCGAGGATGCGGAGGCGGCCGCGCGCTTTTCCTCTGCTGCTCGCGCGGCTGGCGTGCCGGTGAATGTCATCGACCGGCCGGCCCTGTGCGACTTCACCTTCGGCGCGATCGTCAACCGCTCGCCCCTCGTGGTGGGCATTTCCACGGACGGCGCCGCCCCGGTGTTCGGGCAGGCGGTGCGGGCCAAGATCGAGGCGCTCCTGCCCTCGGGCTTCCGCGCCTGGGCGCAGGCGGCGAAGACGTGGCGCGCGGCGGTGACCGAGCGCGGCCTCTCCTTCCACGCCCGCCGCGCCTTCTGGGAGCGGTTCGCCGCGAAAGCCCTCGCCGAGCCCCACCGCGCCCCGGAAGAAGCCGACCGCGCCGCGCTGTTCGCCGCCATCGAGACGCAGGGCTCATCCCCGCAAGGTCGCTCGGGCGTGGGCGGCTCGGTTGTACTGGTGGGCGCAGGGCCGGGCGATCCCGAATTGCTCACGCTCAAGGCCGTGCGCGCGCTGCAATCGGCCGACGTGGTGCTCTATGACGACCTCGTCTCCGGCGCGATCCTCGATTTCGCCCGACGCGAGGCGAAGAAGATGCTGGTGGGCAAGACCGGCTACGGCCCCTCCTGCAAGCAGGACGACATCAACGCGCTGATGGTGGACCTTGCCCGCGAGGGCCGCCGCGTGGTGCGTCTGAAGGGCGGCGAACCCATGATCTTCGGCCGGGCGGGCGAGGAGATCGCTTATTGCCGCGCCGCCGGCGTGCCGGTGGAGGTGGTGCCCGGCATCTCCTCCCCCCAGGGCGCGGCGAGCCGGCTCGTCACATCGCTCACCCATCGCGACCATGCGCGGCGGCTGCAATTCGTCACCGCCCATGCGCGCGACGGCAAGCTGCCCGCCGATCTCGACTTCAAGGCGCTCTCCGACAAGGCGGCGACCACGGTCGTCTACATGCCGCGCCGGACACTGCCGGACCTCGTGCGGAATCTCCTCGCCGCCGGCATCGAGCCGGCGACGCCTGCCATCGCCATCTTCTCGGTCACCCGGCCGGAGGAAAAGGTGGTCGTCGCCACGGTCGCCAGCCTCGCCGAGGCGGTGACGCGCGCCGTCGAGGCCGGGGCGGATGGCCCCTGCCTCGTGCTCTATGGTTTCGCGCTGTCGGAAGTCGCGGCGCAGGACCTGCCGCAGGCGGCCGAGGCCGCGCGGGGGTAG
- the hyi gene encoding hydroxypyruvate isomerase: protein MPKFAANLTMLWNEIDFLDRFEKAANAGFTGVEYLFPYPFEKDVLAEKLAKHNLTQALHNLPAGDWAAGERGIACIPGREGEFQDSVGKGIDYAKALGTKAINCLAGLTPKDVPAEKVHETLINNLKFAAAELKKAGIPFVVEAINTRDIPGFHLHNTKQTLAVLDEVGADDIFFQYDIYHMQIMEGDLTPTIRTNIARIKHIQLADNPGRGEPGTGEINYPFLFKAIDDTGYDGWIGCEYKPKTTTDEGIGWFAPYKG from the coding sequence ATGCCCAAGTTCGCCGCCAATCTCACCATGCTGTGGAACGAGATCGATTTCCTCGACCGCTTCGAGAAGGCCGCCAATGCCGGCTTCACGGGCGTCGAATATCTCTTCCCCTATCCCTTCGAGAAGGACGTGCTGGCCGAGAAGCTGGCGAAGCACAATCTCACCCAGGCGCTGCACAATCTGCCGGCCGGCGACTGGGCGGCGGGGGAGCGCGGCATCGCCTGCATTCCCGGCCGCGAAGGCGAGTTCCAGGACAGCGTGGGCAAGGGCATCGACTATGCGAAGGCCCTCGGCACCAAGGCCATCAACTGCCTCGCCGGCCTCACCCCCAAGGACGTGCCGGCGGAGAAGGTCCACGAGACCCTCATCAACAACCTGAAGTTCGCGGCGGCGGAGCTGAAGAAGGCGGGCATCCCGTTCGTCGTCGAGGCCATCAACACCCGCGACATCCCCGGCTTCCATTTGCACAACACCAAGCAGACGCTGGCCGTGCTGGATGAAGTCGGCGCGGACGACATCTTCTTCCAGTACGACATCTACCACATGCAGATCATGGAAGGGGATCTCACCCCGACCATCCGCACCAACATCGCCCGCATCAAGCACATCCAGCTGGCGGACAATCCGGGTCGCGGCGAGCCGGGCACGGGCGAGATCAACTATCCCTTCCTGTTCAAGGCCATCGACGACACCGGCTACGACGGCTGGATCGGCTGCGAATACAAGCCGAAGACCACCACCGACGAAGGCATCGGCTGGTTCGCCCCCTACAAGGGCTGA
- a CDS encoding RidA family protein: MSIERLDKGARMSEAVIHGNTVYLAGQVAEGPDVESQTKAVLASIDSLLARAGTDKSRLLTATIWLSDIKNFAGMNSVWDSWVDKDNPPARATSEGKLAAPQFLVEIIVVAARG; encoded by the coding sequence ATGAGCATCGAACGGCTCGACAAGGGCGCCCGCATGAGCGAGGCGGTGATCCACGGCAACACCGTCTATCTCGCCGGCCAGGTGGCCGAGGGGCCGGACGTGGAGAGCCAGACCAAGGCCGTGCTCGCCTCCATCGACAGCCTGCTGGCCCGCGCCGGCACCGACAAGTCGCGCCTTCTCACCGCCACCATCTGGCTGTCGGACATCAAGAATTTCGCCGGCATGAACAGCGTGTGGGACAGCTGGGTGGACAAGGACAATCCCCCCGCCCGCGCCACCAGCGAAGGCAAGCTCGCCGCGCCGCAGTTCCTGGTCGAGATCATCGTCGTCGCCGCCCGCGGCTGA
- a CDS encoding uracil-DNA glycosylase yields the protein MDVTADRDFDDWADILAFHWEAGVDVAIGEVPVDRFAESAAEPSRPRPPAPAARGAADAGPASGALAGVAPSRPAPSRNQPARPAAPATPTLVTQPPDEAVMGAREAARGAASLDELKAILEGFEGCALKRTASRLVFADGNPAAKVMFVGEAPGRDEDQQGLPFVGRSGKLLDLMLAAIGLDRTSAYIANVIPWRPPGNRTPTPQETAVCLPFIARQIELADPDILVCLGGPSAQALLGTTEGITKLRGRFMDYDTGTRTIRAIATFHPAYLLRTPLGKRFAWRDMLAVEALLAGKAGGAL from the coding sequence ATGGACGTGACCGCCGATCGGGACTTCGACGACTGGGCCGACATTCTCGCCTTCCACTGGGAGGCGGGCGTGGACGTGGCCATCGGCGAGGTGCCGGTGGACCGCTTCGCCGAAAGCGCCGCCGAGCCGAGCCGTCCCCGGCCACCGGCGCCTGCGGCGCGCGGGGCCGCAGATGCCGGCCCGGCCTCCGGCGCCCTGGCGGGCGTCGCGCCCTCCCGTCCCGCGCCCTCCCGCAACCAGCCCGCGCGGCCAGCCGCTCCGGCGACGCCCACTCTCGTCACCCAGCCGCCCGACGAGGCGGTGATGGGCGCGCGCGAGGCGGCACGGGGGGCCGCGAGCCTCGACGAGCTGAAGGCGATCCTTGAGGGTTTCGAAGGCTGCGCGCTCAAGCGCACCGCGAGCCGGCTGGTGTTCGCCGATGGCAATCCGGCCGCGAAGGTCATGTTCGTCGGCGAGGCGCCGGGCCGCGACGAGGACCAGCAGGGCCTGCCCTTCGTCGGGCGCTCCGGCAAGCTGCTCGATCTGATGCTGGCCGCCATCGGCCTCGACCGCACCAGCGCCTATATCGCCAACGTCATCCCCTGGCGCCCGCCCGGCAACCGCACGCCGACGCCGCAGGAGACGGCGGTGTGCCTGCCCTTCATCGCCCGGCAGATCGAGCTGGCCGACCCGGATATCCTGGTGTGCCTGGGCGGCCCCTCGGCGCAGGCGCTGCTCGGCACCACCGAGGGCATCACCAAGCTGCGCGGGCGCTTCATGGATTACGACACCGGCACGCGCACCATCCGCGCCATCGCCACCTTCCACCCGGCCTATCTCCTGCGCACCCCGCTCGGCAAGCGCTTCGCCTGGCGCGACATGCTGGCGGTGGAGGCGCTGCTTGCGGGGAAGGCAGGCGGGGCGCTATGA
- a CDS encoding electron transfer flavoprotein-ubiquinone oxidoreductase produces MGAAELPEREGMDYDVVVVGAGPAGLATAIRLKQQAAERGTDVSVVVVEKGSEVGAHILSGAVVDPIGLDALIPGWRDEADTPLTVQVTDDAFYLLGPAGGVRLPNFAMPPLMNNHGNYVGSLGNVCRFLAQKAEALGVEIYPGFAADEILYDEKGAVIGIATGDMGVDKTGAQKAEFTRGMELRGRYTVFAEGARGHLTKKIIAKYDLGAGRDVPKFGIGLKELWKVKPEKHKPGLVQHAFGWPLDSKTGGGAFLYHIDDEQVVVGFVVHLNYQNPWLSPFDEFQRFKTHPMFRDTFEGAKRISYGARAITEGGYQSVPKLSFPGGVLVGCAAGFVNVPRIKGSHNAVLSGMLAADHLLDALCAERSHDELASYEAAWRASAIGADLKKVRNMKPLWSKFGTFLGIPLGALDMWTNTFGFSLFGTLKHGKTDAASLKPAKDCKKIQYPRPDGVLTFDKLSSVFLSNTNHEENQQVHLVVKDMALQKASEHDVYAGPSNRYCPAGVYEWIEEGADAPRFQINAQNCVHCKTCDIKDPNQNITWTAPEGGGGPNYPNM; encoded by the coding sequence ATGGGCGCGGCGGAGCTGCCAGAGCGCGAGGGCATGGATTATGACGTGGTGGTGGTCGGCGCCGGCCCTGCGGGCCTTGCCACCGCCATCCGCCTGAAGCAGCAGGCCGCCGAGCGCGGCACGGATGTCTCCGTCGTGGTGGTGGAGAAGGGCTCGGAAGTGGGCGCCCACATCCTCTCCGGCGCGGTCGTCGATCCCATCGGCCTCGATGCCCTCATCCCCGGCTGGCGGGACGAGGCGGACACCCCCCTCACCGTCCAGGTCACGGACGACGCCTTCTATCTGCTCGGGCCCGCCGGGGGCGTGCGCCTGCCCAATTTCGCCATGCCGCCGCTGATGAACAACCACGGCAATTATGTCGGCTCCCTCGGCAACGTGTGCCGCTTCCTCGCCCAGAAGGCCGAGGCGCTGGGCGTGGAGATCTATCCGGGCTTCGCCGCCGACGAGATCCTCTATGACGAGAAGGGCGCGGTCATCGGCATCGCCACCGGCGACATGGGCGTCGACAAGACCGGCGCGCAAAAGGCCGAGTTTACCCGCGGCATGGAGCTGCGCGGCCGCTACACCGTCTTCGCCGAGGGCGCGCGCGGGCACCTCACCAAGAAGATCATCGCCAAGTACGACCTCGGCGCGGGCCGCGACGTGCCGAAGTTCGGCATCGGCCTGAAGGAACTCTGGAAGGTGAAGCCGGAGAAGCACAAGCCCGGCCTCGTGCAGCACGCCTTCGGCTGGCCGCTCGATTCCAAGACCGGCGGCGGCGCCTTCCTCTACCATATCGACGACGAGCAGGTGGTGGTGGGCTTCGTGGTCCACCTCAACTACCAGAACCCCTGGCTCTCGCCCTTCGACGAGTTTCAGCGCTTCAAGACCCACCCCATGTTCCGCGACACGTTCGAGGGCGCAAAGCGCATCTCCTACGGCGCCCGCGCCATCACCGAGGGCGGCTACCAGAGCGTGCCGAAGCTCTCCTTCCCCGGCGGCGTGCTGGTGGGCTGCGCGGCCGGCTTCGTGAACGTGCCGCGCATCAAGGGCAGCCACAATGCGGTGCTCTCCGGCATGCTCGCCGCCGACCACCTGCTCGACGCGCTCTGCGCCGAGCGCAGCCATGACGAGCTTGCGAGCTACGAGGCGGCCTGGCGCGCCTCGGCCATCGGCGCGGACCTGAAGAAGGTGCGCAACATGAAGCCGCTGTGGTCGAAGTTCGGCACCTTCCTCGGCATCCCGCTGGGCGCGCTGGACATGTGGACCAACACCTTCGGCTTCTCGCTGTTCGGCACGCTGAAGCACGGCAAGACCGACGCCGCCTCGCTGAAGCCGGCGAAGGACTGCAAGAAGATCCAGTATCCCCGCCCCGACGGCGTGCTGACCTTCGACAAGCTCTCCTCGGTGTTCCTCTCGAACACCAATCACGAGGAGAACCAGCAGGTGCATCTGGTGGTGAAGGACATGGCCCTGCAGAAGGCGTCGGAGCACGACGTCTATGCCGGCCCCTCCAACCGCTACTGCCCCGCCGGCGTCTATGAGTGGATCGAGGAGGGCGCGGACGCCCCGCGCTTCCAGATCAACGCGCAGAACTGCGTCCACTGCAAGACGTGCGACATCAAGGACCCGAACCAGAACATCACCTGGACGGCGCCGGAAGGCGGCGGCGGGCCGAACTATCCCAACATGTGA
- the pyk gene encoding pyruvate kinase: MPSKRHPTFKRQRATKIVATVGPASNSEEKLKALFLAGVDVFRLNFSHGTQADHGEVLARIRRLEKEMNRPIGVIADMQGPKLRIGRFKDGSIALKAGDVLHFDADVDRPGDETRVPIPHPDILEALTVGSTVLCDDGKVRLKVVKKGAGFLEAQVVAGTKLSNNKGFNIPDVVLPLSPLTEKDRHDLEFACEAGVEWIALSFVQRPEDIHEARGLIKDRAAIMLKMEKPAAVEHLTELVELSDAIMVARGDLGVEMSLAEVPALQKRMIAESRKYGRPVIVATQMLESMITAPVPTRAEVSDVATAVYEGADCVMLSAETAAGQFPVEAVTFMDDIIRHVECDPGYRQVLDATQAEWGKTIGDAVTKATYQAAIAVDASAFVAFTLSGTTGLRAARERPAIPILGLTPKVETARRLALSYGVHAVHMKEDIHSFGEMVDTAVRTAVEHTLGKPGDRLAITAGVPFAKPGTTNIMRITTIGTTNPPSRDDLDTGAAQDAPKASKGKVHA, encoded by the coding sequence ATGCCCAGCAAGCGCCACCCCACCTTCAAGCGCCAGCGCGCCACCAAGATCGTGGCCACCGTCGGCCCCGCCTCCAACAGCGAGGAGAAGCTGAAGGCGCTGTTCCTCGCCGGCGTGGACGTGTTCCGGCTCAATTTCTCGCACGGTACCCAGGCCGATCACGGCGAGGTGCTGGCCCGCATCCGGCGGCTGGAGAAGGAGATGAACCGGCCCATCGGCGTCATCGCCGACATGCAGGGCCCGAAGCTCCGCATCGGCCGCTTCAAGGACGGCTCCATCGCGCTGAAGGCCGGCGACGTGCTGCATTTCGACGCCGACGTGGACCGCCCCGGCGACGAGACCCGCGTGCCGATCCCGCATCCCGACATCCTCGAAGCCCTCACCGTCGGCTCCACCGTGCTGTGCGACGACGGCAAGGTGCGCCTGAAGGTGGTGAAGAAGGGCGCCGGCTTCCTGGAGGCCCAGGTGGTGGCGGGCACGAAGCTCTCCAACAACAAGGGCTTCAACATCCCGGACGTGGTGCTGCCGCTCTCGCCCCTCACGGAGAAGGACCGCCACGACCTCGAATTCGCCTGCGAGGCGGGGGTGGAGTGGATCGCCCTCTCCTTCGTGCAGCGTCCGGAGGACATCCACGAGGCGCGCGGCCTCATCAAGGATCGCGCCGCCATCATGCTGAAGATGGAGAAGCCCGCCGCGGTGGAGCATCTCACCGAGCTGGTGGAATTGTCCGACGCCATCATGGTGGCGCGCGGCGATCTGGGCGTGGAAATGTCGCTGGCCGAGGTGCCGGCGCTGCAGAAGCGCATGATCGCGGAATCCCGCAAGTATGGCCGCCCGGTGATCGTGGCGACGCAGATGCTGGAATCCATGATCACCGCTCCGGTCCCCACCCGCGCCGAGGTGTCGGACGTGGCCACCGCCGTCTATGAGGGCGCGGACTGCGTGATGCTCTCCGCCGAGACCGCCGCCGGCCAGTTCCCGGTGGAGGCCGTGACCTTCATGGACGACATCATCCGCCACGTGGAGTGCGATCCCGGCTACCGTCAGGTGCTGGACGCCACCCAGGCGGAATGGGGCAAGACCATCGGCGATGCCGTGACCAAGGCCACCTACCAGGCGGCCATCGCGGTGGATGCCTCCGCCTTCGTCGCCTTCACCTTGTCGGGCACCACGGGCCTCCGCGCGGCGCGCGAGCGGCCTGCCATCCCGATCCTCGGCCTCACCCCGAAGGTGGAGACCGCGCGGCGCCTCGCCCTCTCCTATGGCGTGCACGCCGTGCACATGAAGGAGGACATCCACTCCTTCGGGGAGATGGTGGACACCGCCGTGCGCACCGCCGTGGAGCACACCCTCGGCAAGCCGGGCGACCGCCTCGCCATCACGGCCGGCGTGCCCTTCGCCAAGCCCGGCACCACCAACATCATGCGCATCACCACCATCGGCACCACCAACCCGCCGTCGCGGGATGATCTGGACACCGGTGCGGCGCAGGACGCGCCGAAGGCGTCCAAGGGCAAGGTCCACGCCTGA
- a CDS encoding CYTH domain-containing protein: protein MPVEIERKFLVTSNAWRAGARATPIRQGYLSHDGATVRIRIADGDAFITVKGKTQGLSRAEFEYAIPIEDARVMLETLCARPLIEKTRYAVEHAGRLWTVDVFEGENDGLVMAEVELDGIDQQVDLPEWVGEEVTSDPRYRNSALVNAPLGYGK, encoded by the coding sequence ATGCCCGTCGAGATCGAGCGCAAGTTCCTCGTGACCTCCAACGCATGGCGGGCGGGCGCGCGCGCCACCCCCATCCGCCAGGGCTACCTCTCGCACGATGGCGCGACGGTGCGCATCCGCATCGCGGACGGCGACGCCTTCATCACCGTGAAGGGCAAGACGCAGGGCCTCTCCCGCGCCGAGTTCGAATATGCGATCCCCATCGAGGACGCGCGTGTGATGCTGGAAACGCTCTGCGCCCGGCCGCTCATCGAGAAGACCCGCTACGCCGTGGAGCACGCCGGCCGCCTTTGGACCGTGGACGTCTTCGAGGGCGAGAATGACGGGCTCGTCATGGCCGAGGTGGAGTTGGACGGCATCGACCAGCAGGTGGACCTGCCCGAGTGGGTGGGCGAGGAAGTCACCTCCGACCCCCGCTACCGCAACTCCGCGCTGGTGAACGCCCCGCTGGGGTATGGGAAGTAG
- the gcl gene encoding glyoxylate carboligase — protein MARMRAVDAAVRVLEKEGISCAFGVPGAAINPLYSAMKARGSIRHVLARHVEGASHMAEGYTRAVAGNIGVCIGTSGPAGTDMITGLYSASADSIPILCITGQAPRARLYKEDFQAVDIESIAKPVTKWAVTVREPALVPMVFQQAFHVMRSGRPGPVLIDLPIDVQMAEIEFDEETYAPLPVYKPSATRAQIDKAMGMILDANKPLIVAGGGIINADASDLLVEFAELTGIPVIPTLMGWGTIPDDHPLMAGMCGLQTSHRYGNANMLASDFVVGIGNRWANRHTGSVEVYTQGRKFIHVDIEPTQIGRVFGPDFGIVSDAKAALELFVAAALELKAAGKLPDWTAWADECLGRKQTMLRKSHFDAVPLKPQRVYEEMNEALGRDVTYVSTIGLSQIAGAQFLHVYHPRHWINCGQAGPLGWTLPAALGVRAARPDAKIVALSGDYDFQFLIEELAVGAQHKLPYLHVVVNNSYLGLIRQAQRGFNMDFEVSLSFDNINSEEVGAYGVDHVAVAEGLGCKAIRVRTPNEFKDAFANAQKLMDEHQVPVVLEFILERVTNIAMGVEINAVNEFEEVLDVPLSEVRTLEPAE, from the coding sequence ATGGCCCGCATGCGCGCCGTCGACGCCGCCGTCCGTGTTCTCGAGAAGGAAGGCATCTCCTGCGCCTTCGGTGTTCCGGGCGCGGCCATCAATCCCCTCTATTCCGCCATGAAGGCGCGCGGCTCCATTCGCCATGTTCTGGCGCGCCATGTCGAGGGCGCCTCCCACATGGCCGAGGGCTACACCCGCGCGGTGGCCGGCAACATCGGCGTGTGCATCGGCACCTCCGGCCCCGCCGGCACGGACATGATCACCGGCCTCTATTCGGCCTCGGCGGATTCGATCCCGATCCTGTGCATCACCGGCCAGGCGCCGCGCGCCCGCCTCTACAAGGAAGACTTCCAGGCGGTGGACATCGAATCCATCGCCAAGCCCGTCACCAAGTGGGCGGTGACCGTGCGCGAGCCGGCCCTCGTCCCCATGGTGTTCCAGCAGGCCTTCCACGTCATGCGCTCCGGCCGCCCCGGCCCGGTGCTCATCGACCTGCCCATCGACGTGCAGATGGCGGAGATCGAGTTCGACGAGGAGACCTACGCGCCGCTGCCGGTCTACAAGCCGTCCGCCACGCGGGCGCAGATCGACAAGGCGATGGGGATGATCCTCGACGCCAACAAGCCGCTGATCGTCGCCGGCGGCGGCATCATCAATGCCGATGCCTCGGACCTGCTCGTCGAGTTCGCCGAGCTGACCGGCATCCCGGTCATCCCCACCCTCATGGGCTGGGGCACCATTCCCGACGACCATCCGCTGATGGCCGGCATGTGCGGCCTGCAGACCTCGCATCGCTACGGCAATGCCAACATGCTCGCCTCCGACTTCGTGGTCGGCATCGGCAACCGCTGGGCCAACCGCCACACCGGCTCGGTGGAGGTCTACACCCAGGGCCGCAAGTTCATCCACGTGGACATCGAGCCCACCCAGATCGGCCGCGTGTTCGGCCCCGACTTCGGCATCGTCTCCGACGCCAAGGCGGCCCTGGAGCTGTTCGTGGCCGCCGCGCTGGAGCTGAAGGCCGCCGGCAAGCTGCCGGACTGGACGGCCTGGGCCGACGAATGCCTCGGCCGCAAGCAGACCATGCTGCGCAAGAGCCATTTCGACGCCGTGCCGCTGAAGCCCCAGCGGGTCTATGAGGAGATGAACGAGGCGCTGGGCCGGGACGTCACCTACGTCTCCACCATCGGCCTCTCGCAGATCGCCGGCGCGCAGTTCCTGCACGTCTACCACCCGCGCCACTGGATCAATTGCGGCCAGGCCGGGCCGCTGGGCTGGACCCTGCCGGCGGCCCTCGGCGTGCGCGCCGCGCGGCCCGACGCCAAGATCGTCGCGCTCTCGGGCGACTACGACTTCCAGTTCCTCATCGAGGAGCTGGCGGTGGGCGCCCAGCACAAGCTGCCCTACCTGCACGTGGTGGTGAACAACTCCTACCTCGGCCTGATCCGTCAGGCGCAGCGCGGCTTCAACATGGACTTCGAGGTGAGCCTCTCCTTCGACAACATCAATTCGGAGGAGGTCGGCGCCTACGGCGTGGACCATGTGGCGGTGGCCGAAGGCCTCGGCTGCAAGGCCATCCGCGTGCGCACCCCGAACGAGTTCAAGGACGCCTTCGCCAACGCCCAGAAGCTCATGGACGAGCATCAGGTGCCGGTGGTGCTGGAATTCATCCTGGAGCGCGTGACCAACATCGCCATGGGCGTGGAGATCAACGCGGTGAACGAGTTCGAGGAAGTCCTCGACGTGCCCCTCTCCGAGGTGCGCACCCTGGAGCCGGCCGAATAG
- the glxR gene encoding 2-hydroxy-3-oxopropionate reductase, producing the protein MNVGFIGLGIMGAPMAGHLIDAGHTLFVYDVVKVPEALTAKGATACASSAEVAKHADIIITMVPDTPHVEEALFGKGGVAEGLSAGKIVVDMSSISPVATKGFAQKINALGCDYLDAPVSGGEVGAKAASLTIMVGGPDGAFDTVKPLFEKMGKNITLVGGNGDGQTTKVANQIIVALTIEAVGEALLFASKAGANPAKVREALMGGFASSKILEIHGDRMVKRTFDPGFRIELHQKDLNLALQSAKALGVSLPNTATCQELFNACAAHGGSKWDHSAMVKALELMANHTVAPDA; encoded by the coding sequence ATGAACGTGGGATTCATCGGCCTCGGCATCATGGGAGCCCCCATGGCCGGCCACCTCATCGACGCCGGGCACACGCTGTTCGTCTATGACGTGGTGAAGGTGCCGGAGGCGCTGACCGCCAAGGGCGCGACCGCCTGCGCCTCCTCCGCCGAGGTGGCGAAGCACGCCGACATCATCATCACCATGGTGCCGGACACCCCGCACGTGGAAGAGGCGCTGTTCGGCAAGGGCGGCGTCGCCGAAGGCCTGTCGGCCGGCAAGATCGTGGTGGACATGAGCTCCATCTCGCCGGTCGCCACCAAGGGCTTCGCGCAGAAGATCAACGCGCTTGGCTGCGACTATCTCGATGCCCCGGTCTCCGGCGGCGAGGTGGGCGCCAAGGCCGCCTCCCTCACCATCATGGTGGGCGGGCCGGACGGCGCGTTCGACACCGTGAAGCCCCTGTTCGAGAAGATGGGCAAGAACATCACCCTCGTCGGCGGCAATGGCGACGGCCAGACCACCAAGGTCGCCAACCAGATCATCGTCGCTTTGACCATCGAGGCGGTGGGCGAGGCCCTCCTGTTCGCCTCCAAGGCAGGCGCCAACCCGGCCAAGGTGCGCGAGGCGCTGATGGGCGGCTTCGCCTCGTCCAAGATCCTGGAGATCCACGGCGACCGCATGGTGAAGCGCACCTTCGATCCGGGCTTCCGCATCGAGCTGCACCAGAAGGACCTCAACCTCGCGCTCCAGAGCGCCAAGGCGCTGGGCGTGAGCCTGCCCAACACCGCCACCTGCCAGGAGCTGTTCAACGCCTGCGCCGCCCACGGCGGCTCCAAGTGGGACCACTCCGCCATGGTGAAGGCCCTCGAGCTGATGGCCAACCACACGGTGGCCCCGGACGCCTGA